ccctgttCTAGAAAatctagaagaaaaaaacaagagaaggtGATGTCACAGTAAAAGTAACTTATGACCACATATGCAGGAGCACACTGCATATTTTACATCATTCATCCCAATGTACATGAACAATATGTAACAGGAGAGCATCACAATTGACATACTTCATATACATCATACACTTGGAGGGACTTGAATTTGCAcaatatgtgtttttattgcttcaCTTTTCAGACTTGCATAACTTGTTTTTTTCGGAGGGGGTGGGGGTTATAAAGCTAACCAACAAGACAAGACAGAAAGCAATTTTACAGCAGCTGAATCTCGCATAATATAAATTACTATTTTGTTTATGCACTCACTAGCAGTGCTTTGGTAAATGTAAGTTCTCTCATTAATTTTCTGTGATTGAAACCTTTTTCAATTTGTCAAATATgttcaatttttaaaaaaaaaaattttgtttcttttttgttttttttcctgccagcTAAATAGTTATTTTACAAGCACATCATATCTGACTCCAAGTAACTGGGCTAGTTACTGCTAGAGTTAGAATCCACCACAACTACTTCATCAGTTAACTGTTTTCGAGTGATATTTATTTGGCAAATATTTATTCAAGTAAAATAACACATGGGCTTTCTTtactaaatgtttcaaattgtgCTGAAaagttattgtttaaaaataaaatgaacatacaTATGGTTTAAAAATCCAATTTTCAgccattgtaaaaaaaaatgaatgcatgaatgaatgaatgaatgaatatgaGTAAGTCAGTAGAACAGTGCAAACAACAACATAGAAAAACCCCATGGTTGTTTTGGAAGGAGTGGGAGAAAAAAGCAATCCATCAGCTACCAGAGGCTTTTATCATTTAGCAGTAATTTCCCTGCCTCGTCCTTGCATGTTCTCACCCGTTTACTGGCTTCATCGTTTCTCCCTCtccctttctgtttttttttctctgcctgTGACCCTCTCTGCTATTGGCGGACTGAGTTGATGACACATCAGAGGCTGTGGGCGGGCAGGCGGATGGATTATAAAAcctctgccctgtctctgctcAGGCACAGACAAACAATTTATCTCCTGACTGAGCTTTGCTGAAAGGAAATTTAAGCACCACCGAACCGAGCACCAGCTCCCACTTGCTGCAATGTGTAAAGGACTTGCATCGCTGCCTACCTCCTGCTTGGAAAGGTATATTCATCTTCATGCAAAGACTGATACTTTGGATTATGTATTTAAGAAGCAAGTTTAGCACATGGATGCCTTTTAAGCTGACTTACACTCAGTACCGTTTCCTCTACCACTTCATTGTTGATTTAGGTTTTTCCTGTGAATATGAAactgttttttctgaaaaatatatTCAACTTTTTGCTTCCTTATCTCGCAGAGCAAAGGAGCTGAAAGCAAGGCTGGGGATCTTTCTGCAAAAACCCAGCTGGACGTTATCCTGCTGCAAAATAGGGAAACATAAGTAAGCATCACCCAATATGACAttgctgtatttaaaaaaaaaaaaaaaaaaaaaaaaagtattttgatgtGGTTTACAAAATTCCAGCTATATCTAAACATGTTCTTCCCTTTTTCAGACCAACTCTGGATGAATGCCTACTGTGGAAAGAGTCATTTGAAAAACTCCTGTCCAGCAAATGTAAGTTCAcgtttgaatttgttttttaccaTGTGTTTACGCCACCACAGTGTGCATGGTTTACCATAAATTACTCGCGCATGATTACGTATGCAGTCTCCGAGAGTCCATCAGGCGTAATTACTAATTGAATTTCTTCCGTTTGCAGATGGATTGTGTGCCTTCACAGCCTTCCTGGTTTCTGAATTTAGCGAGGAGAACATTGCGTTCTACTTTGCCTGTGAAGATTACAGAAGAACCAAGTGCCCTGCCAAGCTACTCACAAAAGCCCAGAAGATCTACAATGAATTCATCAGCAGTGAAGCTCCACGAGAGGTAAGGAGagacagagttaaaaaaaaaaaaaaaacgtcttatAAGTGTGCCAAATCAAAGCTCTCCAACTGACTTTGTGTTATCTTGTGTTTTTTGAAGGTGAATATTGACCATGAAACCCGTGACATAACCAAAGCCAACATACAGAACCCCTCGCCGTCCTGTTTCGACCAGGCCCAGCACAGGATCTACATGCTGATGGCCAAAGACTGCTACCCTCGCTTCCTCCACTCTTCAGCGTATAGGGATCTACTGTGCCAAGCCAAACCAAGCACAAAAACCACTAATCTGCCCCAGTTGGAGAAGAAGGCGTGAAATCAACTCTGCGAGCCCACAAGGGACGTTTAGCATGCTTAAAATTTAAGCACCCATGAAAGGTACAGCTTCTGTTGCTGTGTCAAGAAGCTGGTGCTTTGACAAGAGAGAGCAAGCACAGCTTGCTGTGAGGAAGGTGGCAGCAAATGGGCCAGTGGTCCACATTCTGTTCCTGCAAAGGCAGAAGGACACTGAAAGGGAAGAGCAATTGAATGAAAAGTTGAGAGCTGTCATTATAAAGCGGACTGATGTGCCAATACAGACAAAGTTTAGAAAGCACTATCTCTAGAAAGCTAAACCTAACTCAATGTCTGAATGACAATCAAAGAGGAAGATGTGGAGAAAGCACTTTTACTAGCCTTTAggcaaacctttttttctggttGTGATGTGAAATGATCATTAAGAAGTGTACtttctttttggttttatgttattttttgtttggtttgttttttttttaaacactgtgtGGTActttataaaatttgtatttattggtATTTATTTACCTGCAGTATGTGTCgtatttttttaccaaaaaatgaaaaagaaaatgtatgcttcatttgtattgtatttatatcattgtcttttttttaacatgcaaGCAAATCAACTAAATTATTTGGATAATAAACTGTGAAAATATATGTATTCGTGTCTTCATTAAGCAAACTTAAGGTTTACAATTGTATCTGCAGATTTCAAATTTTGTTCCTTAGAAGAGCTAAATATTAGTCTTGCAAGAGAAGCAAGAGTGATAAAACATGCCAAAGCTTTAGGGGTGTTTTAAGTCTCTTGTTTACCCTTGTGACATAGATGAAACATTGACTGAGCACACTGTGCAAATATCCAGAGACTTCCCCATGTAATGATTCATATTATCGTATATAGAAATGACAATGACATCCATTATTTGCTGCCCTTTATGAGTTATTCTTTTAATGGTGTCATGCACAACTGTTGTTCACCTTGGAAACAGCCCAGCTCAGTGCCATAAAGAACTCAGACAGTGGCACTTTGCTGCTATGGGCTGTTGTCCTACATCTTATAAATAAGAAGGAGCTTTCTAGCAAACAGGAAGCTGAACTGATGATTTGACAGCAATAACGTAATGGGAATGGCTATAAAACTTTAGCTGTGCCTTAGAGACTGTTTGCACAGGTCATCAACAAGCAGGCAATAAATGACAGTGAAGCTGCCATCAGGCTGAGACACATTGCTAACATGAATATGGTAGAAAGAAATGCATTACATCCCAAAGCCTTCTCTTAGATAAAATATATGATTTTATAATCTATTTTTCTTGCTGTTACTCTTTTGGCATACAGTAAGTATCCTTTAGAGAACAGCATGAGGCTGAATGTCAGGTTTGTGTATTCAGATGTCATCAGTGTAGAGTGGAGCCAAGATTAGGTGGACAACAGCTGGTCCATGGTCCCTCATCCATATGTACATCTCATAATGCTGCCTGCTTTCCTATAGTAACCTTTTGACATTTCTATCCAGATCCATGCACAGCAATGACCACCCAATACTGGCTCCCGATCTTGTGGGTTTCAGCATATATTGCATACTGTGGCACGCATCATGCATAACAATCTGTGATACAGCTGTCTGCAACAGAATAGAGGCAAAGCTCAGAATAGCTGTGAATATTGCATAAAAATCGTAATACATCCcaacatttatataaatgtacTTCTTTAATAATAGATAAAGATGCATATCATGTACAGAGCTGTGAAAACATGTTTGGCACTCTCCAgattaatttttcatttaaatgtttcaaatcatcAAGCACATGTTAACGTCAGACAAGCATAACCTGAGTAAACAGAAAATGCAGTTTACACATGATTTAATGTTCAAATAACAAAAAggttatccaaaccaacctgggcATATGTGAAAAAGGGTTATTCCTTAGCTTAATCTACCCTGTGGGGAAACAAGTGTTTGCAATAAATTGCAGTGAGTCAACTGGATCATTGCGGATAATTGTTGGCCTATTACTTTTTGCAGAATTGCCATAATTCAGCTACATTGAATGCTTTTGAAAAGTCATGCCATTGCATCTCATTTGGATTAAAGCATGAAAATTGACAAAACCCCACTAAAAAgccagttttctctttttttgatgCATGGAGAGGTTAACTTGCTGGTGTGATCATAACCTAAATGCATTCAAGCTTAAACTGTAACATCCCTGTACAACCCAATTCCGTCCTTGAACCTGAAATTGAGCAGGGGTGGGGCTGGGGGGTTTGAGGGTTGGGCATGGGCCGGGTTACTAGCAATAGCTAAATAAAGGCTAAAGAAAcaaactgaatgctaagctaataaacCGATAACCTGAAAAATCGGTAGGACCACAATACCCAACTCGTTACGCTATCCCACAGTGCCGGAGCTGCTGACATGTCAGTTTCTCCAAATAACGTCACAAAGACTGCTGAACCATTAGCAGTATTGATTTGAAAGTCAATGCAAGACACCTGTTGAACATTAGGAGGGTGCCACGCTGacggttttagacacaaaatcaggattttaataatgcaataaattgtcaaaaataatcACCAGGATTTtgtagacagcactataagTCAATTATGATAATAGTTTATTAAatagtttattatttgtttaataaagtTGATTtaggggtgagttaccctttaaactCAGACTTTTTAATTCTCAAAACTACTATAAAAACgctacaaaatatttttgcgATGGCCACTTCTGGGAAGGTTGACTGCTGTTCCTCTCCATTTCTCCtaaataaatagctttttaatgttttccagACTGATAAAAGTCAATGACCCTGCTTCTTCTCAAAGTTCTTTAGGCATAGAATGCTTGTTTTTGAGACATTTTAGCCTTCTTCATATTGGTCCAGGTTCAGGttctatttaaattatttaatgattttacAGATCTAGCACTAATCTGGCCTGAAAGTAGCTGAACTCAAGTGTCAATGTATTAGGAATATCAGAGAATCGGGTTACattaagattttaatttaatctttgTGGTTTATGTAATGGGAGTGATAGGAAGCAGCATCAGATTTTGAAAGACTAAAACCAAAAGGTCATTATC
The Fundulus heteroclitus isolate FHET01 chromosome 9, MU-UCD_Fhet_4.1, whole genome shotgun sequence genome window above contains:
- the rgs16 gene encoding regulator of G-protein signaling 16 — protein: MCKGLASLPTSCLERAKELKARLGIFLQKPSWTLSCCKIGKHKPTLDECLLWKESFEKLLSSKYGLCAFTAFLVSEFSEENIAFYFACEDYRRTKCPAKLLTKAQKIYNEFISSEAPREVNIDHETRDITKANIQNPSPSCFDQAQHRIYMLMAKDCYPRFLHSSAYRDLLCQAKPSTKTTNLPQLEKKA